In Fusarium fujikuroi IMI 58289 draft genome, chromosome FFUJ_chr02, the genomic stretch TCTGCGGGACTCTGGCAATTGTATTGCGGCCCTCCGCAGTCTTTTCTGGGGTGCTCGCAACGGGGCCGGCTTCTGCAGGCGCAGAGGCTGCCATGGTCTCTAACGCTTTCCTATCCAAGAACTGCAGCTTTTTGAGCCAGCGGTCACGCCAAGATTGTGCCGTGTGTCGAGGATTCTACGCATGTGAGCTTAATTTTCATGGCCTGATTCGCGAAAACTTACAATCTTTTCATACTCGTACCATATCTGGTTTCCTTTGTGCTGCGTTGGATGGCTTAGTGCCCACCTAGTAAGTTTCGCGTCGTCCTCCGCAGTAAACGGTGTCCGTGTTGACTTTTTGGCTTGATTGCTGCCCACCGGTCTTGGCTCGTCTGGATGGCGTCCTATCAGGTATTTGTCCTTTATCTGGATATACCCGTTTTCCACAGAGTCCTTAATAAACTTCCATGAATAGGATCTAGGGGGGGCATCTCTTTTTATGAGATGGTCCGCAATAAGCATATCAGCATGTTTTTCCAGCAGCACGACCTTGCCGCCATTTTGCTATCTTAAAATCAGCGACAGCGCGTGAATGAGTTTACAACTTCAACTTACCGTGATAAGCTCTGTCCAATGTTTTCTGCTCGGTACTCGATGTGACAGCCAAAACTTGAGATCTTTGAAGATGGTGCCGCCCTCCGCACTTTCGACTCCATCGTATGTGATTGCCGGTGGCATTGTGATGAGCAGGCTTTCTCTGGGCTATGAAAGCGATAAGGGCTGGTCACTGTAGATCGCATCAGAGGCTGGGCTAGAGGTGCGCCAACGACTCTGCAGATGTCAATTTTGGCAGCGTGAACCAGCTTAAACCATTTGAAAATTTGATAAATTCATCGTATGATGAGACGCGCCCTCAATTCGGCCAAATTTGGTTACCGCCCGcggtcttgatgttctttGGATGCAAGTCGCCCTGATGAAAGCCACGCGCTGAAAGGCAACGCGCGCTCACGTGCCAGTGGCAGTATTCAATTAACCGCGTTTAAGGTTTGCCTAACTGCATAAAATTGAAGCCACTGCAATATGGGTAGATTTGctattaaactatatagaGTTGCTACAAGTCGAATAGCAATTAAGTTCCGCATTGTGATCAATTTATCTTGCATAtggttaattaattaattgaCCTGATCTATTCTTGTCTGTTTTGTTCGACAGACCTCTCTATAGTATCGTTCTACTCTATGGCTAGACCAGAAAGAGAACGACGTCAcctcttatcgataagagctTCCCGGGCTATCCCCGGTTATCGGTAGCTTTGACCTTGGTTGCCATGGTAGCAACGATGGAGTGTTTACTTCCAATCAGAACCGAGGCCGTGGGACGAGTGGCCGGGATTATTTGGGTCTAAGCTACAAGTTGCACGAACAACGCAAAATAGATCCATTCACTTAGCTACTTCAAGCTGGACCTtgctttcttcctttttcctcctcttcctctctctcctctcatccatctcttaAACTTCAAGCTTACTACTACTAACTAAAGCAGGTTGCGTTTGTCTGTTCGTTCTTGTTTCTGCGTCCttcatcgcatcgcatcgcatcgcatctgATCTGCATTCACACTTTCACGGCCTAGCGAGAATTTACTTGTTTGCATGGGTTGAGTTTGCTTGTCCACCGTGAATaacttcatcatgtcttccgAGGACAAGTACGAAACGCTGGAGAAGATTGGTGAGTCTATCGAGTTAACAGCACTCGTCTCGATGCGCCGTGCTATCAATTGAGCGGCAACTCTAACTCACCGTCTTCTTCTAGGCCATGGCTCCTTTGGCATTATCCGCAAGGTCCGTCGCAGGACAGACGGCTTCATCATGTGCCGTAAAGAAATCTCATATCTACGCATGTCTCAGAAGGAGCGCGAACAACTTCACGCCGAGTTCCAGATTCTATCGCATCTGCGCCACCCAAACATTGTCGCCTATTACCACCGCGAACACCTCAAAGTTAGCCAGGACTTGCATCTTTACATGGAGTACTGCGGTAATGGCGATCTCGGCCGCGTTATCAAGGACCTCGCACTAAAGGGCCAGCGAGCTCAGGAAAGCTTCGTCTGGAGTATTTTCAGTCAGCTTGTCATGGCACTTTACCGATGTCACTACGGTGTTGACCCTCCAGAAGTTGGCGCCAACGTGCTTGGGTTGACACAGGGAAACGCTGCTGGCGGACCCAAGGTTCCCGCTGGAACAATGACTATTCTACACCGAGATTTGAAACCTGAGAATGGTGAGACCTCGATAGTGGATCCCTTTGTTTACGATATTCGAAACTAACTGTGTTTTAGTTTTCCTTGGCGAGGACAACTCTGTCAAGCTTGGAGACTTTGGTCTatccaagatgatcaagtcCCACGACTTCGCTTCTACCTATGTTGGTACCCCCTTCTACATGTCTCCCGAGATCTGTGCCGCGGAGAAGTACACATTAAAGTCCGATATCTGGTCGTTGGGTTGCATCATCTATGAGCTCTGCGCACGCGAGCCACCCTTCAACGCAAAGACGCATTTTCAGCTTGTACAGAAGATTAAAGAGGGCAAGTTCCCTGCCTTGCCAGATGTTTACTCTCCCGAGCTTTATCAGGTCATCAAGGACTGCCTCCGTGTGAACCCTGATCGCAGACCTGATACTTCTGAGCTCCTTAACCTGCCAGTGGTCAAGCTTATgaggaaggagaaggaggttgTCGACCTCAACAAATCTCTCCGGCTCAGAGAGGATGCTTTGCGTAAGAAGGAAAGGGACCTCAATGAGAGACTTGCCAATatggagagagagaaggacGTTATCCGAGAGGAGCTGGACTCATCGCTACGGAGAGAGTGGGAGGTTAAGGCACGTCTCGAGATTGACCGTCTTGCAAACGCGGAGATCGAGCAGCTCCAAAGTCGCTTCGAAGCCGAGGTTCAGGCACGCGTCGAAGCTGAGCTGCAAAAGAAAACAGTAACATTTTCCGGTTCAAGACCTGAGAGTCGAGAAGATGAGTATGCCTCATCAATGGGCAAGTCGGATTATAAGTCCGACTATCCTCACTCTTCCATTGGTGGCAGCGAGGTCGAGTTCCCCTCCACAACAGATCTCACTGAGTACTCCATCGATAGCCCCGAGGCGCCTCGAGAGACTAAGAAAACAGCTCGCACGCCTTTCAGCCGTGCGCAGACCATGTTCGTCGGTAATCCCGCTGGTACACCAATGGATATCGAGATGAACTCACCAAGCCCTATCGCTATTGCGTCGctatctctttctcctcGTCGCAATGGCAACACCAAGGCTCCTACCACTGCCAATGCAAACATCTTTACCGCCAACGCCAATCGAAATTCCGCCGATTCTCGATGGGATC encodes the following:
- a CDS encoding probable NIMA-like protein kinase — translated: MSSEDKYETLEKIGHGSFGIIRKVRRRTDGFIMCRKEISYLRMSQKEREQLHAEFQILSHLRHPNIVAYYHREHLKVSQDLHLYMEYCGNGDLGRVIKDLALKGQRAQESFVWSIFSQLVMALYRCHYGVDPPEVGANVLGLTQGNAAGGPKVPAGTMTILHRDLKPENVFLGEDNSVKLGDFGLSKMIKSHDFASTYVGTPFYMSPEICAAEKYTLKSDIWSLGCIIYELCAREPPFNAKTHFQLVQKIKEGKFPALPDVYSPELYQVIKDCLRVNPDRRPDTSELLNLPVVKLMRKEKEVVDLNKSLRLREDALRKKERDLNERLANMEREKDVIREELDSSLRREWEVKARLEIDRLANAEIEQLQSRFEAEVQARVEAELQKKTVTFSGSRPESREDEYASSMGKSDYKSDYPHSSIGGSEVEFPSTTDLTEYSIDSPEAPRETKKTARTPFSRAQTMFVGNPAGTPMDIEMNSPSPIAIASLSLSPRRNGNTKAPTTANANIFTANANRNSADSRWDHPRDTLSDSEDEDVVPSPTRNIKSSKNPFTSKTRPVLTSQKSCPMNRLKTQPSTSGFVSKQMPPPEAPRSPTRRLSKIPSAANLQSEANSQGLTRASSLNNKKNSSSTDDVLGKVAAKNNIRGRTLVELQQARAGGRPMSAIVMPSTGENVSPKRAFRDRIGIERKSSGDEPVAVWDPERDEMPSPFLVRQRRIARV